One Geotrypetes seraphini chromosome 15, aGeoSer1.1, whole genome shotgun sequence genomic window carries:
- the PPIH gene encoding peptidyl-prolyl cis-trans isomerase H isoform X1: MAVPVSNPNNPIVFFDITIGGQEVGRMKMELFADIVPKTAENFRQFCTGEFRKDGVPIGYKGSTFHRVIKDFMIQGGDFVNGDGTGVASIYRGPFADENLKLKHSAPGLFSMANSGPGTNGCQFFITCSKCDWLDGKHVVFGKIIDGLLVMRKVEISSSTYRPCSFSVSAPAAYQLCCSLLPIYHSRHFLNLSLDFFQSICDISLCPEALSPVEIS, from the exons GAAGTGGGTCGGATGAAAATGGAGCTCTTTGCTGATATTGTACCGAAGACAGCTGAAAACTTCAG gcAGTTTTGTACAGGTGAATTCAG GAAAGATGGGGTCCCCATTGGCTACAAAGGGAGCACTTTCCACAG GGTCATCAAAGATTTCATGATTCAGGGTGGTGACTTTGTAAAT GGAGATGGCACTGGTGTGGCCAGTATATACAGGGGGCCCTTTGCAGATGAGAACCTGAAGCTGAAGCACTCTGCTCCCGGCCTGTTCTCCATG GCAAACAGTGGCCCAGGAACAAATGGGTGTCAGTTTTTCATCACTTGTTCCAAATGTGACTGGCTGGATGGGAAGCATGTTGTATTTG GTAAAATAATTGATGGACTTCTAGTTATGAGAAAGGTTGAG ATTTCTAGCAGTACCTACAGACCTTGTTCATTCTCTGTCTCTGCACCGGCTGCTTATCAACTATGCTGCAGCCTGCTTCCAATTTACCATTCACGTCACTTCTTGAATCTCTCGTTAGACTTTTTTCAAAGCATTTGTGACATAAGTCTGTGCCCTGAAGCTCTCTCACCCGTGGAAATAAGTTGA